One genomic window of Candidatus Nealsonbacteria bacterium includes the following:
- a CDS encoding helix-turn-helix domain-containing protein yields MENNQENKLGKKIKSFRLKLELSQDEFARKADIPYTTLTKIETGVIKKPSIQTVMKIASGLGISIDDLMK; encoded by the coding sequence ATGGAAAATAATCAAGAAAATAAACTGGGAAAAAAGATAAAATCATTTCGGCTTAAACTTGAACTTTCACAGGACGAATTTGCCAGAAAAGCTGATATTCCTTACACCACGCTAACTAAAATTGAAACCGGCGTTATTAAGAAGCCATCAATCCAGACTGTTATGAAAATTGCCAGTGGTTTGGGAATAAGCATTGATGATTTAATGAAATAA
- a CDS encoding zf-TFIIB domain-containing protein: protein MLCPFCKQSLEKIIFYNVEIDYCPACLGLWFEEDELRTAKDTKDKNIRWLDIDLWEKKTSFKISPGQKLCPICRFPLYEVDYGDSQIKVDLCNLCYGIWLDRGEFKKIIEYLKNRANYEVLNNYTKNLVQEFWEIFIGPETLKEELLDFLIILKLLNYKFIIQHPNISKAISQLPK from the coding sequence ATGCTCTGCCCTTTTTGCAAACAGTCATTGGAAAAAATAATTTTTTATAATGTTGAAATAGATTACTGTCCTGCTTGTCTTGGTCTTTGGTTTGAGGAAGATGAATTAAGAACTGCCAAAGACACTAAAGATAAAAATATAAGATGGCTGGACATTGACCTTTGGGAAAAAAAGACCTCATTTAAAATCTCTCCCGGGCAAAAACTTTGCCCTATTTGCCGTTTCCCGCTTTACGAAGTAGATTATGGGGACTCTCAAATCAAAGTTGACCTCTGCAATTTATGTTATGGTATTTGGTTAGACAGGGGAGAATTTAAAAAAATTATTGAATACTTAAAAAACAGGGCTAATTATGAAGTTTTGAATAATTACACTAAAAATCTCGTTCAGGAATTTTGGGAAATTTTTATCGGGCCGGAAACCCTGAAAGAAGAACTCCTGGATTTTCTGATTATTCTAAAACTTCTCAATTATAAATTCATTATCCAGCACCCAAATATCAGTAAAGCCATTTCTCAATTGCCCAAATAA